CGTCAGCGTGCGCGACTTCCTCTCGCCCCGTCTCGGCCTTCGCGTGGAGCCGGTCCGCGGCCTCACGCTCCTCGCCAACCTCGGCCGCTATGCGCGCGAGCCCAACCTCGAGGAGCTCTTCGGCACGCGCGGCGTCGTCATCGGGAACCCGTCGCTCAGGCCGGAGGTGGCCTTCAACCGCGACGCCGGTTTTCACCTGGCGGTGCCGGGGCGCGGGCCGCTCTCGGACGCGGCCCTGGAGTACGCGTACTTCGACAACCAGGTGGACGACCTGATCATCCTCGTCCAGAACTCGCAGCGTCTCGCGCGGCCGGAGAACGTCAGCGACGCCGTGGTCCGCGGACACGAGGTGGCCGTCCGCGGGCGCCTCTGGGGCAGGCTCGGCGCCGCCCTCAACTACACGCACCAGGAGGCGCGCGACGAGGGGCCCGTCACCTTTCTGCGCGGCAAGGCGCTGCCCGGGCGGCCCGCCGACGAGGCGTTCGCGCACCTCGAGCTCGCCTGGTCGCCGACCCGGCCACTGCCCCTCGGCCGTCGGACGGCGGGGCTCTGGCCCGGGCGGCTCTTCTACGAGGCGAACGTGATCGCCGACGACTTCCTCGACCGCGCCAACGTCCGGCGCGTCTCGAGCCGCGTCCTGCACGAGGTGGGCCTGGAGCTCGCGTTGCCGGTCCCCGGCGTGCGCCTGACGCTCGAGGCGAAGAACGTCGGCGACGACCGGACGCGCGACGTGCTCGGCTTCCCGCTGCCGGGGCGGGCGCTGTTCGCCACCGTGTCGTACGGCTTCGGCGGGCGGGACGTGGGAGCAGCGCGTTAGGCTCGTGGTAGAGGAGCCATCTCATGTCCCGAGCTCCGCGAGCCGGACAACGCGGAGTCCAGGAACGTCCGGCAGCCGCCGGTCGCCGGTGACGAACGCGGTGCAGCGCCGAGCCAGGCCTGCAGCGAGCTGAAGCGCGTCCGGCGTCTTGACGCGCGAGCGGGCTCGCAGCTGGGCAGCGAGCCGGAGGACGGGACGCTCGAGCTCCACCATGAGCAGCCCGCGGGTGCGGGTGAGGACGGCTTCGTAGCGCTGCGCGAGGTCGATGTTCCCGGCGCGGTACGGGGCGACGAGCACCTCGAGCAGGGTGAGCGTGGACGTGATCGCTTCGAGCCGACCCGACGCGATCGCCTGGAAGATCGGCTCGACGGTTTCGAGATGCTTCGGGTGCTCTTCGATGAAGTAGATGAAGACCGCGGTGTCGAGCGCGACGGGTCCACGACCCAGCAGACGCGTCAGGTCCACGAGCGCCGCTCTCGCGCGACGTGGCGGTCGGGATCGACGCCCCTCCAGACCTCCTTGCCGAGCCCCCGCAGCTCGAGGATGGAGTGCGGCTCGACTTCGTCGACGGCCTCGCTCAGGATCTGGATGACTTCCTGCGCCACCGAGCGCCTGCGCCGCCGGGCGCGTGCCTGCAGCCGCTTGTAGAGGCGGTCCGGGACATTCTTCACGTTGAGGGTCGCCATCGATCCTCCAATCTTCCTCCATTTTGGAGGATATCGCGGTTCAGGGTCAACCGCTCCCCAGGGTCGCACCCTCCGTCCCGGTCGCGGCGAGCCCGCTCACGGGAGGCGCCCCCGGTTGCGTCACACGCATGCGTCGCTCCGTCAGGAAGAAGAGCGCGACCAGGCCCGCCGCCGACGCCAGGTTGCCCATCGCGATCGTGGTGAACACCGCCCGCTCGCCGAGGCCGAGGGCATGGGTGCACACGACCGCTGCGGCGAGGACCGCCACCACGCGCGCGATCATCCACGCGAGCGGGATGGTCGCACGCCCGAGACCCTGGAAGGCGAAGGCGATCACCATGCTGACGCCGACGAAGGCATACGACGGACCGATGATGTGGAAGTACTGGGCGCCGACCGCATGGATGCCGGCGTCGTCGGTGAAGAGCCCGAGCCAGAGCGCGGGTCGCCAGCAGAGCAGGAGCCCCGGGACGCCGAGCAGCACCACCGTGATCGCGGCCGCGCGGTTCACGAAGGCGCGTACCCGGTCGTGCCGGTTGGCGCCGGTTGCCATCCCGACCAGGGTGAGCACGGCGGCGGCGAGGCCGTAGCCGAACGACATCAGGAGAAAGTCGAGCCGCGTGCCGAGGCCGTAGGCGGCGAGGTCGGCCGGGCCGAGGCGGGTGACGACCGCGGTGAGCGCCATCAGGCCGACGTTGCTGATCGACGTGGAGAGCGCCGCCGGGACGCCGACCCGCAGGATCTCCCGCGCCGGCGCCAGGGTGAAGCGCGGGAGCCGGAATGCCGGGCGGACCAGCCCCCGGCCCCCGAGGACCCAGAGCGCCCGCGGCACGGTGGCGGCGAGCTGACAGGCGAGCATGGCGAGCGCCGCGCCCTCGAGACCCCAGCCGAAGCCGAACATGAAAGCGGCGTGCAGCCCATCTGGAGGACCAGCGACGTGGTGGACCACACCGCGGGCACGCGCACGTTGCCCTCGCCGCGCATGACGCTGTCGAACATGCTGCCGAGGAAGGTGATGGCCGCGCCGCCGAAGAGGACGCGCGCGAAGAGCGTGGCGCTCGCGTGCACCGCACCGCTGGCCCCCATGAGCTGGAACAGCGGCGCCGCGCACACCTGCACGGCGAGCCCGAATCCGAGACCGATCACCACGCTCAGCACGAGCGCCTGGCCCGCGAGCGCCGCCGCGTCGCTCCGCCGCCCGGCGCCGAGCGCCCGCGCCACCGCCGAGGCCGCCCCCGATCCGATCCCGCCGCCCATCGCCGTGATCGCGAGGAGCGAGACCGGGAAGACGAGCGACACGGCGCCGATCGCCTCCACCCCGAGCCGGCTGACGAAGTAGGTGTAGACGATGTTGGAGACCGCCGCGACGGCCATGACGACCGTCGTCGGCGCGGCGAGCCGCACGACGGCGGCGAGCGGCGCCATCGCCAGGAGATGATCGGGCTCGGAGCGAGCGGCGCCGGCCGCCTTCACGTCGCAGTCATGCGAGCCGGCCCCGTCGCCCGCGGAGCCGACCCTACGGGTGCATCAGGGCGCGACGCACGGCGCTCCCGAGCACACGTCGACGACCGCGCCGCCGGTCTGCAAGAAGTCCGACTTCTGCGTCCGCGCATTGGGTGAGTTGCGGGGGTCCGAGTGCGGATCGGGGCCGGTCGATGGTGCCGTGTTCGTGGTCGGCGGAGTGTTGGCGCCGCTGTCCCAGACGATCAGCGCGGAGCCGTCGAAGGGATCCGTCGGGATGGCGGGGATGCCGTAATACGGCGTCACCTCGTAGCTTCGGCCCGACGCGATCGCCGGCTGATGGATCGACAGACCGAGCGTGCGCGCCTCGATCTCGGTTGCGACGTTGGCAACCTGATGGTCGCCGAACGCCTCGTGGAGGAGGACCTTGTGCGCGGGCGTGCTGGGCAGCGGATCGCTCGTGATGTGATGCGCGTAGCCGTTCGGGTCGGAGCGGTCCCACAGCATCTGGATGAGCGCGAGGAGGAGTGGGCGCTGGAGCTGCTGCGGGTACGCCGGATAGAGGAACATCGAGTAGAGGGCGAAGTCGCTGCTGCGCGTGAGCAGCAGCGAGTAGTTCATTCCCGGCACGCCGAGCACGCCGCGAGTGATGTCCTGGGCGATCGCCATGATCGTCCCGCCGAAGATTCCGCCCTGACTGTTGCCGTCGAAGAACACGTCGCTCGTGTCGATGACCGGGTTGGCGCCGGAGTCCTGGAAGGCCGGATTGGCGACGAAGCCCGCGGGGTGGATCATGAGCCGGGCGAGGAACAGCTGATCCAGCATCGCCTGTTGCAGGCGATCGGTCAGCGACGGGAACTTCGCGAGGTTCTGAAGAATCGCCACGGCGTTCCCGACATCCTCGTTCGACATGCCGATCCACTTGGTGGCGCAGAAGACGAAGTTGTGCTCGTTGGCCATGTCCTCGACGTTGCCGGAGCTCACCTCGGTGTTGGACCCGAGCAGGCCATGCCCGTAGATGGAGGCGCGCGCCGGGACCGCGGGACCGGCCGCGCTCGGGAGCGCCATGCGGGGGATGTTGCAGACGAAGGACGCCGGTTGGGGCGTCGCCTGGTGGGTGGGCAGCCCGTTGGCGTCGAGCACGAATTTCGCGGGCGGCGTCGTGCTGTCGACGTAACGCTCGACGTCGTACGTGCCGACCACGCGGCGGAAGATCCGGGTGTCGACGCCGTCCGACGCCGTGTTGCACGTGCCCATGCCGCCACCCGTGACCGTGCAATCCGCATCCGTGCTGCACGCGCCGTAGGGATTGGTGCCGGTGCTGCACGCGTGCTCGAAGACGTTCGTCACCGTGAACGGCGGCGCGCTCGTCCCGAGGCGCGCGAAGCCGTCGTCGCGCACGAACAGCATGCGCTCCGTGAGGCTCCGGCGGCTCGCCACGGTGAAGTCCCAGGCGAGGTACAGGTCGCTGCGGGCCACGCCGGCCGAGGCGAGCGTCGTGAAGATGTCCTCCATGTGCGCGCGGCGTCCTTCCTTCACCGGGTCGCCGGTCGGGATGTTGTCGCGATAGGCGAGGAAGTCGGCGTTGGGCGTGAGGACCGTGCCGCTCGAATCCTTCATGTTCCTGAGCGCCACGATGTAGCGCGTCGCCTCGTCGAGGTTCACCGAGGGATGGATGATGAGCGAGCGGTTGGCCGCCGTGGTGGCGTTGGCGTCCAGCTCGACGAACATGAGGTGGTGCGCGAGCGTCGAGGCGTTCACGAGCACCACCGGCGCAGTGGAATCGAGCGAACGGGCGATGTCGGTGATGGGCGCCGCGCCGGTCATGGCGAGGTCGACCCCGGGCACGCGCGTGAGGATGGTGACCCCGGGGCTGAAGCCGTCGTTCAGGTTGTAGTCGCTCGCGTTCATCGACTGACCCGAGGTGTTCTTCGGCATGGCCACCGTCGTGAAATTGACCCGCTTGCCGGTGTCCGTGCTCGCGTCGGGGACCGTGAAGAAGTCGCTGGGGAACGGATAGAGGCACACGCTCGGATCCAGGAAGTCGCACGGGCAGCCGCTCGGATCGCACGGGCAGGTGCAATCGAACTGGCAGACCGCGCTTCCGCCGCACGATGAGCCGGGCGGATCACACTGCTCGCCCGGGTCGACCGAGTTGTTCCCGCAGAGGATCGTGGTCGTCGTCGTGCTCGTGGAGGTGGTGGTCGTGGTCGTCGTGGTGGTCGTCGGGCAGATCCCGATCACGTGGCCGCCGCCGTCGACCACGACCTGCTGGCCCACGCACTCGTCGTCGATCCGCGTCTCGACGGCGCCGTCCTGACCGTCTCCCGTGCACCCCGTGACCTTGTCGAAGGCCTTCACGAAACGGCCGTTCGCCTTGTCGAGGCAGCCGCCCGGGGCGCTGTCCACCGCCGCCTCCTTGGTGGCCGCCTTCGCGTAACAGCCGAGCTTGCTCGACGCCTTCTTGCCTGCTGCCTTCAGCCGGGCGGATTCGCATTTGCTTGCGGTCGCCGCCGTCGTGCCGTCCGGGAGGGCAGCCCGGATCTGGTCTCGGCAGTCGTCGGCGATCGCCTCGCAGTCCGATTGCATCCCCGGGCACGTCCCTGCCTTGGCGAACGCCGTCGCGAACTTGCCGAGGACCTTCGCATCACAAGCGGCCTGGAGCGACGGGTCGCCCTTGGTCGCCACCTTCGCCTGGCAGGCGAGCAGGCCCGATTCCTTCTTGCCGATGGCCTTCAGCTTTGCGGCCGTGCACTTGTCGGCGACCGCCGTGCCCGCGGTCAGCGCCAGGCAGGCGGCGACGGCCAGGCCGAGCGCAACCCGGTGGGTCAGGGAATCGAGCATCGAGGGGGGTCTCCTCTTCGTGCTCGCTCGACAACGCGTCAAGCGAGGATCCAGAGCGTTTACCGCTTTGTCAGCCGAGACGTCAATTGAAAAATTTGTATCTCCCGGCAGGCATGCCACGACGTCACCGAGGGCCAACGGCGTCGCAATTTTCCTTGACGGCGGCGTGCCCTTGGCATATTCGACGACCAGGGATCGTGTCATCGCGACGCGGGGTCAGCAATCGTTTGCGACGCCGGCGTCGTCCTTGGTAAGCCTCCTCGCCCGAGGAGGTGCCCACCATGCGTGCGCTCGCGATCTTCGCCACGGCGTCCGTTCTCGCGCTGCCGCTCGCCGCCGCGGCGGCCCCGGACTGTGACGGGGGACGGGTCTATTCGCTCCGCCTCCGGCCGGACCGGATTCGATTCCACGCGAGCCTCACGCGCCGCGGTGTGACGCACGACACGCTCGTGACGGCGCCGGGAGGGCTCCGGCTCGAGATCTTCGACGCCGACGACCCCGCCGTCGTCCTCTATTCGACCACGATTCCCGCCGACCGGTTCGCGCCGCACGGCCAGGCGACCCGCTATACCGGTGGCGGCGCCTTCCACGGCGCGATCACGCTGCGGAACTCGCGCCGCCAGCGCGACACGGTGCGCCTCTCGGTGCACGCTGTCGACGCAGCCGTCACCGGCCTCGGCGGCCCCCGGGACCTTCGCGTGCGGATCGTGACCGACGGCGGATGCGGCCGCACCTGCGTCGCGGCGTGCGCGGCGGGGAACGGCCTCGCGTGCCATCCGAGCGCGGCCTACGTGCCCTTCCCGGACGAGCAGTTCGGCGCGTACGCGAGCCGGCCCGCGCGGCCCGTCTCCGCGCTCTGCGGCCTCGAGATCGACGCCGCGTCGCCGTGCGACTTCCTCGTCGAGGAGCGCTGCATCCTGCCATACCCCTCGTCTCGCTTCCTGGTGCCCGACGCGACGACGCCGACCGGCTTGCGCGTCCACTATCCGCCGGACGGCCTGCCGGCGAACACGCACGCCGTGCACGTCGACCCGACCGATTGGAACACGCTCGACGGCTTCAGCCCGGGACCGATGATCATGGCGCTCTTCCCGGACACCGGCTCGCCGGTCGACCTCGCAGCCACGAACGTCGCCTTCCACACGGACTTTGGGCGCTCGCTCGACGCCGATCACCCGACGGTCCTGATGAAGGCCGCCACCGGCGAGCGCGTCCTCCACTTCGCCGAGATGGACGCCAACACGAACGACGTGACGCGCAAGGCGCTCATCATCCGACCCGGGCGGCGGCTCGAGGACGGGACGCGTTACCTCGTCGCCATTCGGAACCTGGTCGACACGCTCGGCCACCCGATTCGACCGCGGCTCGCCTTCCGAGCTTTGCGGGACGGGGGAACCCAGGCCGAGATCGCGCGCGCGTGCGGCACGGCGTGCGCCGCGGCGATCGGCGCGCGGCGGCCGAGCTTCGCGAGCCTCTTCCAGACGCTCGCCGACCACGGCGTCGACCCGGCGGAGCTCATCCTCGCCTGGGACTTCACGACCGCGAGCACGCAGGCGCTGACGGGCTGGATCGTCTCCATCCGCGATCAGGCGTTCGCACTCCCGACGCCGACCTTCACCGTCACGAACGTCGATGACGGTCCGTCCCATACGGGACGGGACGCCAACATCTTCGCGCGCATCTCCGGCACGTTCCAGGCGCCGCTCTTCATGACCGCCGACGCGCCGGCGTCGCGCCTGAACCTCGCCGGGGGCGTGCCGGCGCAGAACGGCTACGCCACGGTGCCGTTCCTGGTCGACATCCCGCGCCTCGCCGTGGGCGGCGCGCCCGGCCGGCCGACGCTCTGGGGCCACGGCCTCCTCGGCTCCCGGACGCAGATCGGGGCGCTGTCGGTGCTCGCGAACACCTACGATTTCATCGTCGGTGGCGTCGACATGCAGGGCATGTCGAGCGACGACCTCGTGCCCGCCGTCCTCCCGATCGTGCAGGACTTCTCGAACTTCCACTACATCCCCGAACGGCTGCATCAGGGCTTCCTGAACCACCTGCTGATGGGACGTCTGATGGGCGACCCGGTCGCCGGCCTGAACTCGCATCCGGCCTTCCAGCTCGGGGCCGGCGGCGCGGGGGTCATCGACACGACCGAGACGTACTACTCGGGCGGCAGCCAGGGCGGCATCTTCGGCATCGCGATCATGTCGATCGCGACGAACTTCAAGCGCGGCTTCCTCGCCGTGCCGGGCGCCAACTACTCGACGCTGCTGCACCGGAGCATCGACTTCAATCCATACCTGGCGCTCATCCGCGGCAATTATCCCGATCGGCTCGACGAGCAGCTGCTGGTCGCGCTCGGCCAGCAGCTCTGGGACCGCGCCGAGCCGCAAGGCTACCTCAGCCACCTGGCGGCGGGCGACCTCTCGAGCCCGCCAGTCCCCCACAAGGTCCTCATCCACATGGCGACGTACGACTCGGAGGTCTCGAATCTCGGCACCGAGATCATGGTCCGCTCCCTCGGCATCGAGCAGCTCACGCCGGTGCACCGGAGCTTCTTTCAGATCCCGGAGCGCGCGGCACCGTTCGACGGCTCGGCCTTCGTCGAGGTCGACCCGATGCGCGGCGGCTCGAAGTGCCACACGCCCGGCGGCACCGACCACGGGGCCGACTGCACGACGGACGCCGACTGTCCGGGACCCGGCGATCCGGCCTCGCGCACGATGTGCGCCTCCGGCATCCCGCCGCTCACCAACCAGCCGCCGGCGTTCAACAACGGCGCCCACGGCTCGACGGGATCGCCCGAGATGGGCCAGCAGATCGACGCCTTCCTCCGCCCGGACGGGATGGTCGCCCAGTTCTGCTCGGGCCCCTGCGACAACCCGGACCTGCCGTAGCGGCTGCAGCGAAGCGCAGACACTTGACTTGGAGATCGGCATCGCGCTACACGCGGCGCGACGCAGACGGGTTAGGGAAGGGGGTGCAAAGCCCCCGCTGCCCCGC
The sequence above is drawn from the Deltaproteobacteria bacterium genome and encodes:
- a CDS encoding TonB-dependent receptor, coding for MDVARAASAGPWDYLGFAHYLGSAGDFAFTNDLGTTANPADDRTERRRNNGFDLGDLTARLGYRSGGPLAAVLTSDSFVKDEGVPGAGSVQARDARLRTLRQLAHLDVKLTPLGGLPLDADASGYFLYDRQAFTDRRGEVSFVPVDHTDTTTAGGVQALFRSAIGAHQVPGLLVAASHERFASSDRLDPAGNAPDRSRLRTTLAAEDEVLLAADRLSIVPGLRWEVFRDDFPGTPRLPVAARASGVSVRDFLSPRLGLRVEPVRGLTLLANLGRYAREPNLEELFGTRGVVIGNPSLRPEVAFNRDAGFHLAVPGRGPLSDAALEYAYFDNQVDDLIILVQNSQRLARPENVSDAVVRGHEVAVRGRLWGRLGAALNYTHQEARDEGPVTFLRGKALPGRPADEAFAHLELAWSPTRPLPLGRRTAGLWPGRLFYEANVIADDFLDRANVRRVSSRVLHEVGLELALPVPGVRLTLEAKNVGDDRTRDVLGFPLPGRALFATVSYGFGGRDVGAAR
- a CDS encoding type II toxin-antitoxin system VapC family toxin, whose translation is MEEDWRIDGDPQREECPGPPLQAAAGTRPAAQALGGAGSHPDPERGRRRSRAALHPRAAGARQGGLEGRRSRPPRRARAALVDLTRLLGRGPVALDTAVFIYFIEEHPKHLETVEPIFQAIASGRLEAITSTLTLLEVLVAPYRAGNIDLAQRYEAVLTRTRGLLMVELERPVLRLAAQLRARSRVKTPDALQLAAGLARRCTAFVTGDRRLPDVPGLRVVRLAELGT